In Verrucomicrobiia bacterium, the following proteins share a genomic window:
- a CDS encoding ABC transporter ATP-binding protein, with translation MALVELRKVSKIYRVGEEEIRALDDVTLDIEEGEFISIIGPSGSGKSTLMHILGCLDSPTQGTIRLDGIMIHNATARALAAIRNRKIGFVFQFFNLLPKLSVMQNVELPMIYSGIPGKERRERAMASLEAVGMANRAKHRPSQLSGGQQQRAAIARALVNSPRIVFADEPTGNLDSHTGEAILQLFRQLSQEGRTIVLVTHDPEIAAVTPRRIEIRDGKVAVQVDLALAGLDRRQAPQSSTFPTPAKSAAGVQS, from the coding sequence ATGGCCCTGGTTGAACTTCGAAAGGTAAGCAAAATCTATCGCGTTGGAGAAGAAGAGATTCGCGCGCTGGACGACGTGACCCTCGATATCGAGGAAGGGGAATTCATTTCGATTATAGGCCCTTCCGGCAGCGGCAAATCGACTCTGATGCACATCCTGGGCTGTCTGGACTCACCGACACAGGGCACGATTAGGCTGGATGGCATCATGATCCACAACGCCACCGCGCGGGCTTTGGCAGCTATCCGGAACCGGAAAATAGGGTTTGTATTTCAGTTTTTCAATCTGCTGCCCAAATTGAGCGTGATGCAGAATGTTGAGTTGCCGATGATTTACAGCGGTATTCCAGGCAAGGAACGCCGGGAACGAGCCATGGCCTCTTTGGAAGCGGTCGGCATGGCCAATCGGGCCAAACACAGGCCCAGCCAGCTTTCGGGCGGCCAGCAACAGCGCGCCGCAATCGCCCGAGCGCTGGTCAACAGTCCGAGGATTGTCTTTGCGGATGAGCCGACCGGCAATCTCGACTCGCACACGGGCGAGGCCATCCTCCAGCTCTTTCGACAGCTCAGCCAGGAAGGGCGCACGATTGTGCTGGTCACTCACGACCCTGAAATTGCCGCAGTCACTCCGCGCCGAATCGAAATCCGCGATGGGAAGGTGGCGGTGCAGGTGGATTTGGCGCTGGCTGGCCTGGACCGGCGGCAAGCGCCGCAAAGCTCGACGTTTCCCACGCCTGCTAAATCAGCCGCGGGTGTGCAGTCCTAA